From a single Nostoc edaphicum CCNP1411 genomic region:
- a CDS encoding aldo/keto reductase — MLYRRFGRTELQMPVFSCGGMRYQFKWQDVPNDEIPADNQANLEATIRRAIEVGINHIETARGYGTSEMQLGRILPQFPREKLIVQTKISPTADAKEFRKTFEQSLKNLQLDYVDLLGLHGINHAESLDDSIRPGGCLEVAQQLQAEGKVRFIGFSTHGSTELIVETINTNLFDYVNLHWYYINQWNWAAIEAAKSHDMGVFIISPSNKGGLLYEPPQKLVNLCAPLSPMVFNDLFCLSHQEVHTLSLGAAKPQDFDEHLKTLELIDQASSILPPILARLESEAIATLGENWVKSWETNLPTFKETPGEINIRVILWLRNLAIAYDLVDYAKMRYNLLGNGNHWFPGNKAERLEELDLRQSLARNPHADKIPKVLAQAHQMLVGEEVQRLSQQ; from the coding sequence ATGTTATATAGACGATTTGGACGTACAGAATTACAGATGCCAGTGTTTTCCTGCGGTGGCATGAGATATCAGTTTAAATGGCAGGATGTTCCCAATGATGAAATTCCTGCTGATAACCAGGCAAATCTCGAAGCGACTATTAGAAGGGCTATCGAGGTTGGGATTAATCATATTGAAACTGCTCGTGGTTATGGCACTTCCGAAATGCAATTGGGAAGGATTCTACCTCAATTTCCCCGTGAAAAGTTGATTGTTCAGACTAAAATCAGTCCAACGGCAGATGCGAAAGAATTCCGCAAGACATTTGAACAATCATTGAAAAATCTCCAGCTAGATTATGTTGACCTTTTAGGGTTGCACGGCATCAATCATGCGGAGTCGTTAGATGACAGCATTCGTCCCGGTGGCTGTTTAGAAGTAGCACAGCAGTTGCAAGCTGAGGGAAAAGTCAGATTTATTGGCTTTTCTACACATGGTTCAACAGAGTTAATTGTGGAGACAATTAATACCAATCTATTTGATTACGTGAACCTGCACTGGTACTACATTAATCAATGGAATTGGGCGGCAATTGAAGCAGCCAAAAGCCACGATATGGGGGTGTTTATCATTAGCCCATCTAATAAAGGAGGTTTGTTGTATGAACCTCCACAAAAATTAGTAAATCTTTGTGCGCCTTTGAGTCCAATGGTGTTTAATGATTTGTTTTGTTTGAGTCATCAAGAGGTGCATACTCTAAGTTTGGGAGCAGCCAAACCACAAGATTTTGATGAACATCTGAAGACTTTAGAATTAATAGATCAGGCATCGTCAATTTTGCCACCAATTTTAGCAAGGTTGGAGTCAGAAGCGATCGCTACTTTGGGAGAAAATTGGGTAAAATCCTGGGAGACAAATCTACCAACCTTTAAGGAAACCCCTGGTGAGATAAATATTCGGGTGATTTTGTGGCTACGGAATCTAGCGATCGCTTATGACCTGGTAGATTATGCTAAAATGCGCTACAACCTGCTTGGCAACGGCAATCACTGGTTTCCTGGCAACAAAGCTGAACGCCTAGAGGAATTAGACTTGCGGCAATCTCTCGCCCGTAATCCCCACGCTGATAAAATACCAAAAGTTTTGGCACAAGCCCATCAGATGTTAGTGGGTGAAGAAGTGCAGCGTTTATCTCAGCAGTAA
- a CDS encoding phosphate/phosphite/phosphonate ABC transporter substrate-binding protein produces the protein MFLRFPRRFFLFNLLGLTFTACQSPKKFEGALTVGVINYGGGEQIINQYARFNSYLGENTKSYIQLEPVFNENKAVERLEARAWSLVFAPPGLAAVAIARYQYLPLFPLIGINNLRSIFVVRKESPITELKQLQGQIVALGQLGSATGYYFPLYNLYGTTLADILFAPTPKAALELVAEGKAIACAVSEAELSLHASQLAPTEFRILFKDPHYVPLGVVLIGPNVERNRQEFIRKVLSDAPSDLAQEVGYVPNGQVPDYRYMISVVDRVSSITSQLEKKPVRLF, from the coding sequence ATGTTTTTGCGATTTCCCCGTCGTTTCTTTCTGTTTAATCTGCTAGGCTTAACATTTACTGCCTGCCAATCACCAAAGAAGTTTGAGGGTGCTTTAACTGTTGGTGTTATCAATTATGGTGGTGGCGAACAGATAATTAACCAATATGCTAGATTTAATAGTTACTTAGGTGAAAACACAAAGTCATATATTCAGCTAGAGCCTGTTTTTAATGAAAATAAAGCGGTTGAGCGCCTTGAAGCTCGTGCTTGGTCATTGGTATTTGCGCCACCGGGTTTAGCGGCTGTTGCGATCGCACGGTATCAATATCTTCCTCTATTTCCTTTAATAGGTATTAATAATTTGCGCTCAATTTTCGTTGTTCGCAAAGAGAGTCCGATCACCGAGTTGAAACAGTTACAAGGTCAAATAGTAGCTTTAGGGCAGTTAGGTTCAGCAACAGGATACTATTTTCCACTTTACAATCTTTATGGTACAACACTAGCTGACATACTATTTGCACCCACACCCAAAGCTGCGCTGGAATTGGTTGCTGAAGGAAAAGCGATCGCCTGCGCTGTCTCGGAGGCGGAATTGAGTCTCCATGCTTCGCAGTTGGCCCCAACCGAATTCCGCATACTATTTAAAGACCCTCACTATGTACCATTAGGTGTAGTCTTGATTGGGCCAAATGTAGAGCGAAACCGTCAAGAGTTTATTCGCAAAGTGCTGAGTGATGCGCCTTCAGATTTAGCTCAAGAAGTGGGGTATGTACCCAATGGACAAGTACCAGATTACAGATACATGATTTCTGTGGTTGATCGAGTAAGTTCGATTACTTCTCAGCTAGAAAAAAAACCTGTGCGTTTATTTTAA